A section of the Halopiger aswanensis genome encodes:
- a CDS encoding hemolysin family protein, which yields MVDLAVSGARLAGAFLLVALNGFFVASEFAYVRVRSSAVEQLVAEGRTGAKLLQDAVDNLDDYLATTQLGITIASLGLGWLGEPAVAALLEPVLAPLLPESALHLVAFAVGFGFITFLHVVFGELAPKTVAIAEAERVALLVSPPMKFFYYVLLPGIIVFNGTANRFTRLLGIPPASETDETLSEDEIRTVLARSGQQGEIATDEVEMIDQIFELDNTDVREVMVPRPDAITVTSDQSVAAVRSLILEAGHTRYPVVDADDPDQVVGFVDTKDVLRALEDEQSLESLTAGDIAHELPIVPETTPAVDLLEQLQRDRVQLAAVIDEWGVFEGLVTVEDVVEEIVGDLRDTFDADEPSIDRRGDGAYVVDGGVTVSAVNEHLDANFEAETFGTIGGLVLDRLGRAPEVGDRIEVDDYALEVAAVEGARVDSLVVREEPRTAESSE from the coding sequence ATGGTAGACCTCGCAGTCTCCGGCGCACGGTTGGCCGGTGCGTTCCTGCTGGTCGCGCTGAACGGTTTTTTCGTCGCCTCGGAGTTCGCCTACGTTCGCGTCCGCTCCTCAGCCGTCGAGCAACTCGTCGCCGAGGGTCGGACCGGAGCGAAGCTCCTGCAAGATGCCGTCGACAACTTAGACGACTATCTCGCGACTACTCAACTCGGCATCACTATCGCCTCGCTGGGGCTCGGGTGGCTCGGCGAGCCGGCCGTCGCAGCGCTGCTCGAGCCGGTACTCGCACCCCTACTCCCGGAGAGCGCCCTGCATCTCGTGGCCTTTGCGGTCGGCTTCGGTTTCATCACATTCCTCCACGTCGTTTTCGGCGAACTCGCGCCGAAGACGGTCGCCATCGCCGAGGCCGAGCGAGTCGCCCTGCTGGTCTCGCCGCCGATGAAGTTCTTTTACTACGTGCTGCTCCCCGGCATCATCGTCTTCAACGGGACGGCGAATCGCTTCACCCGATTGCTCGGCATCCCGCCGGCCTCCGAAACCGACGAGACGCTCTCTGAGGACGAAATTCGGACCGTACTGGCTCGATCCGGTCAGCAGGGAGAGATCGCCACCGATGAGGTCGAGATGATCGACCAGATTTTCGAACTCGACAACACTGACGTCCGCGAAGTGATGGTCCCGCGGCCGGACGCGATCACCGTCACCAGCGATCAGTCAGTTGCAGCGGTTCGATCGCTGATCCTCGAGGCGGGCCACACCCGGTATCCCGTCGTCGATGCCGACGACCCCGATCAGGTGGTGGGCTTCGTCGACACCAAGGACGTGTTACGAGCGCTCGAGGACGAGCAGTCCCTCGAGTCGTTGACCGCAGGGGACATCGCTCACGAGCTGCCGATCGTTCCCGAAACGACGCCGGCGGTCGATCTCTTGGAGCAACTCCAGCGCGACCGGGTCCAACTCGCTGCGGTCATCGACGAGTGGGGCGTCTTCGAAGGACTGGTCACGGTCGAGGACGTCGTCGAGGAGATCGTCGGCGACCTCCGCGACACGTTCGATGCCGACGAGCCGTCGATCGATCGGCGCGGGGACGGCGCCTACGTCGTCGACGGCGGGGTCACGGTATCGGCGGTCAACGAGCACTTGGACGCCAACTTCGAGGCGGAGACGTTCGGTACCATCGGCGGGCTCGTCCTCGATCGACTGGGCCGCGCGCCGGAGGTCGGCGACCGGATCGAAGTCGACGACTACGCGCTCGAGGTCGCCGCCGTCGAGGGGGCTCGGGTCGACTCGCTGGTGGTCCGCGAGGAACCGCGGACCGCGGAGTCCTCCGAGTGA
- a CDS encoding OsmC family protein, translating to MVDNSLHDKQEPLKREYETNPEAAQLTLTATGEEQDDARACNVDIGRAIYEAELHEGAGGPGSGACSGDLLLGALAACSQLTAQAVAENFGIGDEVDISVEASGDLDLRGTMGVDEDAPVGFEELRLDVTVEGDVDEETKAALQKYTERYCVVYQTLENPSGVETAWTFE from the coding sequence ATGGTAGATAATAGCTTACACGACAAGCAGGAGCCGTTAAAGCGAGAGTACGAAACGAACCCGGAAGCGGCACAGCTCACCCTCACGGCGACCGGCGAGGAGCAGGACGACGCTCGAGCGTGCAACGTCGACATCGGGCGTGCGATCTACGAGGCTGAGTTACACGAGGGCGCCGGCGGGCCCGGGTCCGGCGCCTGTTCGGGCGATCTTCTGCTGGGGGCGCTGGCGGCGTGTTCCCAGCTCACGGCCCAGGCCGTCGCGGAGAACTTCGGCATCGGGGACGAGGTCGATATCAGCGTCGAGGCCAGCGGCGACCTCGATCTCCGGGGCACGATGGGCGTCGACGAGGACGCCCCAGTGGGTTTCGAGGAGCTTCGTCTCGACGTCACGGTCGAGGGTGACGTCGACGAGGAGACGAAAGCAGCGCTGCAGAAGTATACCGAGCGATACTGCGTCGTGTATCAAACCCTCGAGAACCCGTCGGGTGTCGAGACGGCGTGGACGTTCGAGTAG
- the citE gene encoding L-malyl-CoA/beta-methylmalyl-CoA lyase, with protein MTTDDTDTDIRLCRTFQTAPAAVPKEDSAKYLTSGLEADGFQAPDWLVPDLEDGTAPDMKAEGLENTIEQVPRYEFPGEIWPRVEWSYEDETYREKGREQVDRLVAEIGDEIDGVVVPKVGRLEDVRRAAETVAEAEREHGYADGSIGLSIIVETGRARSDLREIAKFGEDSRLTALVFGPVDYTAELGGRDLGDGRPRWDGLLEALSNEASAAGLLSIGGPFDDLFKERAGLTYYNAEAYADQVEHEARLGLDGSWSLYPKQTIQANTIHMPTPEELERDVHKIERFNEAKREGTGAVTIDGQMVDEATFKNFVNTVRTVRTIDERRPDQTAEYYDDELLERALELELSYR; from the coding sequence ATGACGACCGACGACACCGACACAGACATCCGACTCTGTCGAACCTTCCAGACCGCACCGGCCGCCGTTCCCAAAGAGGACTCGGCGAAGTACCTCACCTCCGGCCTCGAGGCCGACGGCTTCCAGGCCCCTGACTGGCTCGTGCCCGACTTAGAGGACGGTACCGCGCCGGACATGAAGGCCGAGGGCCTCGAGAACACCATCGAGCAGGTTCCCCGGTACGAGTTCCCCGGCGAGATCTGGCCCCGCGTCGAGTGGAGCTACGAGGACGAAACGTACCGCGAGAAGGGCCGCGAGCAGGTCGACCGACTCGTGGCCGAGATCGGCGACGAGATCGACGGCGTCGTCGTCCCCAAGGTCGGCCGCCTCGAGGACGTCCGACGTGCCGCCGAGACCGTCGCGGAGGCCGAGCGCGAGCACGGCTACGCCGACGGCTCGATCGGGCTCTCGATCATCGTCGAGACCGGCCGGGCGCGCTCGGATCTGCGCGAAATCGCGAAGTTCGGCGAGGACTCCCGGCTCACCGCACTCGTGTTCGGGCCCGTCGACTACACCGCCGAACTCGGCGGCCGCGACTTGGGCGACGGCCGTCCGCGCTGGGACGGGCTGCTCGAGGCGCTCTCGAACGAGGCCAGCGCCGCAGGACTGCTCTCGATCGGCGGCCCGTTCGACGACCTGTTCAAGGAACGCGCCGGCCTGACCTACTACAACGCCGAGGCGTACGCCGATCAAGTCGAACACGAGGCCCGGTTGGGACTGGACGGTTCCTGGTCGCTGTATCCGAAGCAGACGATCCAGGCCAACACGATCCACATGCCCACGCCCGAAGAGCTCGAGCGCGACGTGCACAAGATCGAGCGGTTCAACGAGGCCAAACGTGAGGGGACCGGCGCGGTGACGATCGACGGCCAGATGGTCGACGAGGCGACGTTCAAGAACTTCGTGAACACGGTGCGGACGGTGCGGACGATCGACGAGCGCCGACCGGACCAGACCGCCGAGTACTACGACGACGAGTTACTCGAGCGCGCGCTCGAACTCGAGTTGTCCTACCGGTAG
- the mch gene encoding 2-methylfumaryl-CoA hydratase, translated as MTDDDSIEWTDPDTFARALERAETKEKGNYFEDFAEGAVLDHDRGLRLTRWGNETWMSQTLNHDPAYWRTDAARERGFDEPPIHPDYLTAATLGITVEDLSEKGGYFLGRTDVRFPGAPVSPGTELRVESEVVSTATSSSRPQYGIVTWRTRGRDAETDDVLCSYERTNMIPRREPLETDGSGAAAAEDDGDGDDPAPDLPETFVTPDGGSYEDFVAALEDAADRDAAVAYRHERGRTQDDVTVASLPLATLNTAKQHHNADAMADAPSGDIVTYGDVTRSTALGHARSDERTWREVGFDDESFHTFVTPGDTVYAFTRVLEADDDSSAPEEAGTVRFEHVAFNQNDEPVYSGIRTAEIQKRSR; from the coding sequence ATGACTGATGACGACTCGATCGAGTGGACCGACCCCGACACCTTCGCGCGGGCCCTCGAGCGCGCCGAAACGAAGGAGAAGGGCAACTACTTCGAGGACTTCGCGGAGGGCGCCGTCCTCGACCACGACCGCGGCCTCCGGCTCACCCGCTGGGGCAACGAGACGTGGATGAGCCAGACGCTGAACCACGATCCGGCCTACTGGCGCACCGACGCCGCCCGCGAGCGCGGGTTCGACGAACCGCCGATCCATCCCGACTACCTCACCGCGGCGACGCTCGGGATCACCGTCGAGGATTTGAGCGAGAAGGGCGGCTACTTCCTCGGGCGGACGGACGTGCGATTCCCCGGCGCGCCCGTCTCGCCGGGCACTGAACTCCGCGTCGAGAGCGAAGTCGTTTCGACAGCAACCTCGAGTTCGCGCCCGCAGTACGGCATCGTCACTTGGCGGACGCGGGGACGAGACGCCGAGACGGACGACGTCCTCTGCTCGTACGAACGGACGAACATGATCCCGCGCCGGGAGCCGCTCGAGACCGACGGAAGCGGCGCGGCGGCGGCCGAGGACGATGGCGACGGCGACGACCCCGCACCTGACCTCCCCGAGACCTTCGTCACCCCCGACGGCGGCTCCTACGAGGACTTCGTCGCGGCCCTCGAGGACGCCGCCGACCGCGACGCGGCCGTCGCTTATCGCCACGAACGCGGCCGCACGCAGGACGACGTCACCGTGGCCTCGCTGCCGCTGGCGACGCTCAACACCGCCAAACAGCACCACAACGCCGACGCGATGGCCGACGCGCCCTCGGGCGACATCGTCACCTACGGCGACGTGACCCGCTCGACGGCGCTCGGTCACGCTCGCTCGGACGAACGGACCTGGCGCGAGGTCGGCTTCGACGACGAGTCGTTCCACACCTTCGTCACCCCTGGCGACACCGTCTACGCGTTCACGCGGGTGCTCGAGGCCGACGACGACTCGAGCGCGCCCGAGGAGGCGGGCACGGTCCGCTTCGAACACGTCGCGTTCAACCAGAACGACGAGCCCGTCTACTCGGGTATTCGAACCGCGGAGATTCAGAAGCGATCCCGATAG
- a CDS encoding methylaspartate ammonia-lyase, protein MTTETTITAIHATPGYSGFFFDDQRAIKRGARQDGFTYDGDPVTEGFDEIRQAGETLIVDVELEDGTTVRGDCAAVQYSGAGGRDPLFQADEYAPVVEGPVADELEGRDPTAFLENAEALEELQVNGDRLHTAIRYGVSQALLAAAAGAQNTTRTDVLADALGTEPATEPVPVFGQSGDDRYTNAEKMFVKRVPVLPHGLINSREKIGADGETLLEYVEWLGKRSQELGPDDYEPRFHIDVYGMIGELFGPPYDRVEVVDYFADLEAAAAPYPIQIEGPMDAGGRAEQIHAMVELREGLADAGVGVDIVADEWCNTLEDVRAFVDAGAADLVQVKTPDLGGVQRSGRAVRYCEGTDTRAYLGGTCNETETSARACAHVALATDAAQVLAKPGMGFDEGYMIVENEMRRTVARRERAQRRTDASAESDEVTADD, encoded by the coding sequence ATGACGACCGAGACGACGATTACGGCGATCCACGCGACGCCCGGCTACTCCGGGTTCTTCTTCGACGACCAGCGCGCGATCAAGCGGGGCGCCCGCCAGGACGGATTCACCTACGACGGCGACCCCGTAACCGAGGGGTTCGACGAAATCCGCCAAGCCGGCGAGACGCTCATCGTCGACGTCGAACTCGAGGACGGTACGACGGTGCGGGGCGACTGCGCCGCGGTGCAGTACTCCGGGGCCGGCGGCCGCGATCCGCTGTTTCAGGCCGACGAGTACGCGCCCGTCGTCGAGGGCCCCGTCGCCGACGAACTCGAGGGCCGGGACCCGACCGCCTTCCTCGAGAACGCGGAGGCACTCGAGGAGTTGCAAGTGAACGGGGATCGGCTCCACACGGCGATCCGCTACGGCGTCTCGCAGGCGCTGTTGGCTGCGGCTGCCGGCGCACAAAACACCACGCGGACGGACGTGCTCGCCGACGCACTCGGCACCGAGCCCGCGACCGAGCCGGTGCCGGTCTTCGGCCAGTCCGGCGACGACCGCTACACCAACGCCGAGAAGATGTTCGTCAAGCGCGTGCCCGTCCTGCCCCACGGGCTCATCAACAGCCGCGAGAAGATCGGCGCGGACGGCGAGACCCTGCTCGAGTACGTCGAGTGGCTCGGGAAACGCTCCCAAGAGTTAGGCCCCGACGACTACGAGCCGCGGTTCCACATCGACGTCTACGGCATGATCGGTGAGCTCTTCGGCCCGCCCTACGACCGGGTCGAGGTCGTCGACTACTTCGCGGATCTCGAGGCAGCCGCCGCGCCGTACCCGATCCAGATCGAGGGGCCGATGGACGCGGGCGGCCGCGCCGAGCAGATCCACGCGATGGTCGAACTGCGCGAGGGACTGGCCGATGCCGGCGTCGGCGTCGACATCGTCGCCGACGAGTGGTGCAACACGCTCGAGGACGTGCGGGCGTTCGTCGACGCGGGTGCGGCCGACCTCGTGCAGGTCAAGACGCCCGATCTGGGCGGCGTCCAGCGCAGCGGGCGGGCGGTCCGCTACTGCGAGGGGACCGACACCCGCGCCTACCTGGGCGGGACCTGCAACGAGACCGAGACGTCCGCACGCGCCTGTGCGCACGTGGCGTTGGCGACCGACGCCGCGCAGGTGCTCGCGAAACCCGGCATGGGCTTCGACGAGGGGTACATGATCGTCGAGAACGAGATGCGGCGGACGGTCGCCCGCCGGGAGCGAGCGCAGCGACGGACCGACGCCTCGGCCGAAAGCGACGAGGTGACTGCCGATGACTGA
- a CDS encoding methylaspartate mutase subunit E yields the protein MIRDERIPADQLRRIDEEIRSDWPTGDEVDFEEAIRYHESLPDRKRFADVLESADKPLLQPRAGVPRLEDQIELLEYLHGEGKADLLPTTIDSYTRDNEYEKAQEGLENARETGEDTLNGFPAVNHGVEGCRKLIEAIDAPIEVRHGTPDARLLAAITFAGGFQSFEGGPISYNIPYTKRHGLEETIERWQFVDRLAGAYTERGVRINREPFGPLTGTLVPPSIAIAIMLIEGQLAATQGVRSITLGYGQVGNVVQDVAALNALQKLGDEFLPDEVVVTTVFHEWMGGFPPDEARANGVIGLGGMTAAIAQPDKVITKSPQEFQGVPTKEANAAGLRTTRQVIDMAIEQNIDIDGIQEEQDLIERETRCLMDTVLEHGDGDVVQGTLKAFESGALDVPFAPSDSARGAVLPARDDDGRVRIFEWGDLAMDDDIKEIHKARLSRRADTEGRDQSFRMVADDVDAISDGKLIGRPQSRSQSTSQGDI from the coding sequence ATGATACGCGACGAACGCATTCCGGCCGACCAGCTACGGCGCATCGACGAGGAAATCCGGTCCGACTGGCCCACCGGCGACGAGGTCGACTTCGAGGAAGCAATTCGCTACCACGAGTCGCTCCCCGACCGTAAGCGGTTCGCAGACGTCCTCGAGTCGGCGGACAAACCGCTCCTGCAGCCGCGGGCGGGCGTCCCCCGCCTCGAGGACCAGATCGAACTGCTCGAGTACCTCCACGGGGAGGGGAAGGCGGATCTGCTCCCCACCACCATCGACTCGTACACGCGCGACAACGAGTACGAGAAGGCCCAGGAGGGACTCGAGAATGCCCGCGAGACCGGCGAGGACACCTTGAACGGCTTTCCTGCGGTCAATCACGGCGTCGAGGGCTGCCGGAAACTGATAGAGGCGATCGACGCCCCGATCGAGGTCCGCCACGGGACCCCCGACGCCCGGCTGCTCGCGGCGATCACCTTCGCGGGCGGCTTCCAGAGTTTCGAGGGCGGTCCGATCTCCTACAACATTCCGTACACCAAACGGCACGGGCTCGAGGAGACGATCGAGCGCTGGCAGTTCGTGGACCGCCTCGCGGGAGCCTACACCGAGCGGGGCGTGCGGATCAACCGCGAGCCGTTCGGTCCCCTCACCGGCACGCTCGTGCCGCCGTCGATCGCGATCGCGATCATGCTGATCGAGGGGCAACTCGCCGCCACGCAGGGCGTGCGCTCGATCACGCTCGGCTACGGACAGGTCGGTAACGTCGTCCAGGACGTGGCCGCCCTGAACGCCTTACAGAAGCTCGGCGACGAGTTCCTCCCCGACGAGGTCGTCGTCACGACGGTCTTCCACGAGTGGATGGGCGGCTTCCCGCCGGACGAGGCCCGCGCGAACGGCGTCATCGGCCTCGGCGGGATGACCGCCGCCATCGCACAGCCCGACAAGGTCATCACGAAGTCGCCCCAGGAGTTCCAGGGCGTGCCGACCAAGGAGGCCAACGCCGCCGGCCTCCGCACCACGAGACAGGTCATCGACATGGCGATCGAGCAGAACATCGACATCGACGGCATCCAGGAGGAACAGGACCTGATCGAACGCGAGACGCGGTGTCTGATGGACACCGTGCTCGAGCACGGCGACGGCGACGTAGTCCAGGGGACGCTGAAAGCGTTCGAGTCAGGCGCGCTCGACGTTCCCTTCGCACCCAGCGACAGCGCGAGAGGCGCCGTGCTCCCGGCCCGCGACGACGACGGCCGCGTCCGCATCTTCGAGTGGGGCGATCTCGCGATGGACGACGATATCAAGGAGATCCACAAGGCCCGGCTCTCCCGGCGCGCCGACACCGAGGGCCGCGATCAGTCCTTCAGGATGGTCGCGGACGACGTCGACGCGATCAGCGACGGGAAGCTCATCGGCCGACCGCAGTCGCGGTCGCAATCGACCTCGCAGGGTGATATCTAA
- the glmS gene encoding methylaspartate mutase subunit S, whose translation MVANTMSGTVVLGVIGSDAHVVGITILEQAFSAAGFDVVNLGVQTSQEEFAEAAVAHDAEAVLVSSLYGHAEQDCQGFHEVLEDAGVEAVTYIGGNLAVGQDDFEQTRRTFRELGFDRVFDSETDPEEAIAALRRDLKITPTESERATVSS comes from the coding sequence ATCGTCGCGAATACGATGTCCGGAACGGTCGTCCTCGGCGTGATCGGCTCCGACGCTCACGTCGTTGGCATCACGATCCTAGAGCAGGCGTTCAGCGCGGCAGGCTTCGACGTCGTCAACCTCGGCGTCCAGACCTCCCAGGAGGAGTTCGCCGAGGCAGCCGTAGCACACGACGCCGAGGCCGTACTGGTCTCCTCGCTCTACGGACACGCCGAGCAGGACTGCCAGGGCTTCCACGAGGTCTTGGAGGACGCGGGCGTCGAGGCCGTCACCTACATCGGCGGCAACCTCGCCGTCGGCCAGGACGACTTCGAGCAGACGCGGCGCACCTTCCGCGAGCTCGGCTTCGATCGGGTCTTCGACTCCGAGACCGACCCCGAGGAAGCCATCGCCGCCCTCCGGCGGGACCTCAAGATCACACCGACCGAGTCGGAACGCGCCACGGTGAGTTCGTAG
- the mct gene encoding succinyl-CoA:mesaconate CoA-transferase codes for MGALSNLRVLDLTQVLAGPYCTMLLADMGADVVKIERPGGDLIRSNPPYVSDPDEEAYGGYFQSVNRGKKSLELDFGDEEDRADFLSLVEEADVVVENYRAGTMEKYDLGYETLREHNPGLIYSSIRGFGDPRTGETDRQGQPSFDLIAQALGGVMEITGQEDGPPTKVGPGIGDLFTATLNCIGILAAVNHREQTGEGQYVDTGMYDSMLSLTERAIYQQSYTGEAPTRQGNSHPTLFPYDAFETNDGYAVIAAFGTNHWQALCDAMDREDLADAHPTAADRLEHREHLREQIADWASGLETDELVGRLEGRVPAAPVQSTEEIFDDPHVHDRDMLVPVEQPGAGETVEIAGNPIKMTATPPEPRGRAPLLDEHREDVLGEESEVAADD; via the coding sequence ATGGGTGCGCTTTCGAACCTGCGCGTGCTGGATCTGACCCAGGTGCTCGCCGGCCCGTACTGTACGATGTTGCTCGCGGACATGGGCGCGGACGTGGTAAAGATCGAGCGCCCCGGCGGCGATCTCATCCGCTCGAACCCGCCGTACGTCTCCGATCCCGACGAGGAGGCCTACGGCGGCTACTTCCAGAGCGTCAACCGCGGGAAGAAGAGCCTCGAGCTCGATTTCGGCGACGAGGAGGACCGCGCGGACTTCCTCTCGCTCGTCGAGGAGGCCGACGTCGTCGTCGAGAACTACCGCGCGGGCACGATGGAGAAGTACGACCTCGGCTACGAGACGCTGCGCGAGCACAACCCGGGGTTGATCTACTCCTCGATCCGCGGGTTCGGCGATCCGCGCACGGGGGAGACGGACCGGCAGGGCCAGCCCTCATTCGACCTCATCGCGCAGGCGCTGGGCGGCGTGATGGAGATCACGGGCCAAGAGGACGGGCCGCCGACGAAGGTCGGCCCCGGCATCGGCGACCTCTTCACCGCGACGCTGAACTGCATCGGCATCCTCGCGGCCGTCAATCACCGCGAACAGACCGGCGAGGGGCAGTACGTCGACACCGGCATGTACGACTCGATGCTCAGCCTCACCGAGCGCGCGATCTACCAGCAGTCCTACACCGGCGAGGCGCCCACGCGGCAGGGGAATTCCCACCCGACGCTGTTTCCCTACGACGCGTTCGAAACTAACGACGGGTACGCCGTCATCGCCGCCTTCGGCACCAACCACTGGCAGGCGCTGTGCGACGCGATGGACCGCGAGGACCTCGCGGACGCCCATCCGACCGCCGCCGATCGCCTCGAGCACCGCGAGCACCTCCGCGAGCAGATCGCCGACTGGGCGAGCGGCCTCGAAACCGACGAGCTGGTCGGCCGACTCGAGGGCCGCGTACCGGCCGCGCCGGTCCAGTCGACCGAGGAAATCTTCGACGATCCCCACGTGCACGATCGGGACATGCTCGTGCCGGTGGAACAGCCCGGAGCGGGCGAGACGGTCGAGATCGCGGGGAACCCGATCAAGATGACCGCGACGCCGCCGGAACCGCGCGGCCGGGCGCCGCTGCTCGACGAACACCGCGAGGACGTGCTGGGCGAGGAAAGCGAGGTGGCGGCCGACGACTGA